A window of the Aquimarina spinulae genome harbors these coding sequences:
- a CDS encoding SRPBCC family protein yields the protein MKDTDAPIVVEETYMTTLENVWKAITELDQMKKWFFEQIESFEAKEGFETQFVVEVENRKFTHLWKITEVIPNQKIKYNWRYKEYNGDSFVTFELFENKSHVKLRLITEIIHSFPSSIPEFTRESCIGGWEYFIKSSLKEYLMSKK from the coding sequence ATGAAAGATACAGACGCACCAATTGTAGTAGAAGAAACTTATATGACGACTCTAGAAAATGTTTGGAAAGCCATAACAGAATTAGACCAAATGAAAAAATGGTTTTTTGAACAAATTGAATCGTTTGAAGCTAAAGAAGGATTTGAAACACAATTTGTTGTCGAGGTCGAAAACCGAAAATTTACTCACCTCTGGAAGATAACAGAAGTTATACCAAATCAAAAGATAAAATATAATTGGAGATATAAAGAATATAACGGAGATTCATTTGTAACATTCGAATTGTTTGAAAACAAGAGTCACGTTAAACTTAGGTTAATAACCGAAATAATACACAGTTTTCCATCAAGCATTCCAGAATTTACACGAGAGAGCTGTATAGGAGGCTGGGAATACTTTATCAAAAGTAGTTTAAAAGAATATTTAATGTCAAAAAAATAA
- a CDS encoding DUF2867 domain-containing protein produces the protein MKITEIELNKEYLITKQSKDISYSDVFQLRTTSLKEVPKPKDCMIAFFKAFSPFFTKLLLSREKIAKKLGLKTATKLTQVERETYLNEFEGNIGDSIAIFDVLDKNDIELLTGQTDKHLDFKLSFISYEEGDDKIMELATTVKIHNTLGKIYFFLVKPFHRYFMKKIFIKMEKEVVLIEKRKRDNTVK, from the coding sequence ATGAAAATAACAGAGATTGAACTCAATAAAGAATACCTGATTACTAAACAAAGTAAGGATATAAGTTACTCTGATGTTTTTCAATTAAGAACAACATCGCTAAAAGAAGTGCCCAAGCCAAAAGATTGTATGATAGCATTCTTTAAAGCATTCTCACCATTCTTTACAAAACTATTACTCTCTAGAGAGAAAATAGCCAAAAAATTAGGGCTGAAAACGGCAACTAAACTAACTCAAGTAGAAAGAGAAACATATTTGAACGAGTTTGAAGGTAATATTGGGGATAGTATTGCAATATTTGATGTGCTGGACAAGAATGATATAGAATTGTTAACAGGACAGACAGATAAACATCTGGATTTTAAACTATCTTTTATTAGTTATGAAGAAGGGGATGACAAGATAATGGAACTAGCTACCACAGTAAAAATTCATAATACCTTAGGGAAAATATATTTCTTTTTAGTAAAACCGTTTCATCGATATTTTATGAAAAAAATATTTATAAAAATGGAAAAAGAAGTAGTGCTTATAGAAAAAAGAAAACGCGATAATACAGTAAAGTGA
- a CDS encoding ATP-binding cassette domain-containing protein: MIQIKDLRFYYPKSKIILDNITLDFIPGNIYGLFGKNGEGKSTLMKIMTGLLFPKAGYYRVLGKDISGRNVKCLQEIFMVPEDFELPGLKISTYEQVNSPFYPGFSRDQFYKLIEEFKLSADENISTLSFGNKKKVLIAFGIATNTKLLLMDEPTNGLDIPSKSQFRKIMALAVDEGKCIIISTHQVRDLHSLINHVVILDQSKVVFNQPLSNVSEHLWFGKPRRDAKESIIYSETSFGGKAMLFREDRDETEVDLELLFNAVLSESNRINNALNTFHDGTI; encoded by the coding sequence ATGATTCAAATTAAAGACTTACGGTTCTACTACCCAAAAAGCAAAATAATCCTGGATAATATCACTTTAGATTTTATCCCGGGAAACATTTATGGGCTTTTTGGTAAGAATGGAGAAGGAAAGAGTACATTAATGAAGATAATGACTGGATTATTGTTTCCAAAGGCAGGTTATTATAGGGTTTTGGGTAAAGATATTTCTGGAAGAAATGTAAAATGTCTTCAGGAGATTTTTATGGTGCCAGAAGATTTTGAGCTACCAGGGCTTAAAATTTCTACTTATGAACAAGTAAATTCTCCCTTTTATCCTGGGTTTTCTAGAGATCAATTTTATAAGCTAATAGAAGAGTTTAAGCTTTCTGCCGACGAAAATATATCGACTCTTTCTTTTGGGAATAAAAAGAAAGTACTTATCGCCTTTGGAATAGCAACAAATACGAAACTCTTACTTATGGATGAGCCAACTAACGGGTTGGATATCCCATCAAAAAGTCAATTTAGGAAGATTATGGCTCTGGCGGTTGATGAGGGAAAATGTATTATTATTTCTACCCATCAGGTTCGGGATTTACATAGCTTGATAAACCATGTAGTGATATTGGATCAATCCAAAGTAGTATTTAATCAGCCATTGTCTAATGTTTCTGAACATTTATGGTTTGGAAAACCTAGGAGAGATGCAAAAGAGTCTATTATTTATTCTGAAACATCTTTTGGAGGAAAAGCTATGCTTTTTAGAGAAGATAGAGATGAGACAGAAGTGGATCTCGAATTATTATTTAATGCCGTTTTAAGCGAATCTAATAGAATTAATAATGCCTTAAATACATTTCATGATGGAACAATTTAA
- a CDS encoding GNAT family N-acetyltransferase, which translates to MDNKEIKIRQLVESDKSQLAKLANNNNISNNLRDYFPNPYNEEDAKSFIKMTIQQDPTVSFGIEFGGELCGVISLMLQDDMYRKSAEIGYWLGEPYWGKGITTKAVDQITKYGFEKLNLIRIYAGVIEYNTASMNVLEKSGFKKEGIFQKAIVKNGKIWNEHRYCILNKKI; encoded by the coding sequence ATGGATAACAAAGAAATTAAAATAAGGCAGCTTGTAGAATCAGATAAATCACAATTGGCAAAACTTGCCAACAATAATAATATATCAAATAACTTAAGAGATTATTTTCCTAATCCTTATAACGAAGAGGATGCTAAATCCTTTATTAAGATGACAATACAACAGGATCCTACAGTAAGCTTCGGAATAGAGTTTGGAGGAGAACTTTGCGGAGTTATATCACTGATGCTACAAGATGATATGTATAGAAAATCGGCAGAAATTGGGTATTGGTTAGGAGAACCCTATTGGGGTAAAGGGATTACTACAAAGGCAGTAGACCAGATAACCAAATATGGATTTGAAAAATTAAACCTGATCAGAATATACGCAGGAGTTATTGAATATAATACAGCTTCGATGAATGTCCTCGAAAAAAGCGGATTTAAAAAAGAAGGAATATTCCAAAAAGCAATTGTTAAGAATGGTAAAATTTGGAATGAACATAGATATTGTATCTTAAATAAAAAGATATAG